A stretch of Verrucomicrobiia bacterium DNA encodes these proteins:
- a CDS encoding glycosyltransferase: MKIVIFGLTLSSSWGNGHATLWRGLCRALIQRGHAIEFYERDVPYYASHRDLTELEGGQLVLYPEWDNVRDRAQRALSDADVGMVTSYCADGIAATELVLESAARLKTFYDLDTPVTLHHLRSGGNVSYIGPRGLCDFDLVLSYTGGRALDQLRIELGARRVAPLYGSVDPTVHRRVSPVDMFRSDLSYLGTYAADRQAALQKLFIDPARQLPNKRFLIGGALYPGEFPWTSNIYFASHVAPTDHPAFYSSSRMTLNVTRQAMAEMGFCPSGRLFEAAACGTPILSDWWEGLDEFFAPGEQILVAASTDDAVAALDRSDLDLEQIGNAARERALTEHTAERRAIDLESLLDAAVANERMASNGRV, encoded by the coding sequence ATGAAAATCGTCATCTTTGGCCTGACGCTTAGTTCTTCGTGGGGCAACGGACATGCCACCCTTTGGCGTGGTCTGTGTCGCGCCCTCATTCAGCGCGGCCATGCCATCGAGTTCTACGAACGGGATGTTCCCTATTACGCGTCGCACCGCGACCTCACTGAACTCGAAGGAGGCCAATTGGTGTTGTATCCAGAGTGGGACAACGTGAGGGACCGGGCGCAACGCGCGTTGTCGGACGCGGATGTGGGAATGGTGACCTCCTACTGTGCCGATGGAATCGCCGCTACGGAACTCGTGCTGGAGTCCGCGGCGCGGCTGAAAACATTTTACGACCTCGACACCCCGGTCACCCTGCATCATCTGCGGTCGGGCGGGAACGTCAGCTACATCGGACCGCGCGGCCTTTGCGATTTCGACCTGGTGCTGAGTTACACAGGCGGACGCGCGCTGGACCAGCTTCGGATCGAACTGGGCGCGCGGCGGGTGGCTCCCCTGTACGGCAGCGTCGACCCCACCGTGCATCGCCGGGTCAGCCCCGTGGATATGTTTCGGAGCGATCTGTCGTACCTGGGAACCTATGCAGCGGACCGCCAGGCAGCCCTTCAGAAGTTGTTCATTGATCCTGCGCGGCAGCTGCCCAATAAAAGGTTTCTGATCGGCGGTGCGCTATATCCCGGGGAGTTTCCGTGGACGAGCAATATTTACTTCGCATCGCACGTGGCACCCACGGACCACCCCGCGTTTTACAGCTCATCGCGCATGACATTGAACGTCACGCGGCAGGCGATGGCGGAAATGGGATTTTGCCCCTCAGGGCGGCTGTTCGAGGCGGCGGCATGCGGAACGCCCATCTTGAGCGATTGGTGGGAGGGTCTCGATGAGTTCTTTGCTCCGGGCGAACAGATCCTGGTTGCTGCATCCACGGACGACGCCGTCGCCGCGCTCGACCGGTCGGATCTGGATTTGGAACAAATCGGGAATGCCGCTCGCGAACGGGCGCTGACGGAACACACCGCCGAACGCCGGGCGATCGACTTGGAATCGCTTTTGGACGCCGCGGTGGCAAACGAACGGATGGCATCCAACGGGCGCGTGTAA
- a CDS encoding sugar phosphate nucleotidyltransferase has protein sequence MWGIIPAAGAGSRIQPLAFSKELLPVGSRREDGTERPRAVSEYLIERMMLGGATKICFVISPGKSDILSYYGGGYGAAEFAYVIQPRPGGLCDAVFRAAPLISRDEPVIVGLPDTVWFPESALRQLPDDRLSFLLFPVDRPEFFDAVNTDETGRVTCIQVKQKDAQTRWIWGAFKMPGSVYHELHELWKQPERGDEYFGTLVNAYLAIGGEAVGVRAGESYVDIGTLHGYRSAITLLSTASEQQERENGTESVLLNCRPQPAGRCVEPILSTRTR, from the coding sequence ATGTGGGGAATCATACCAGCAGCGGGCGCGGGAAGCAGAATTCAGCCGCTCGCATTCTCGAAGGAGCTGTTGCCCGTCGGCAGCCGCAGGGAGGATGGAACGGAACGTCCACGTGCTGTCAGTGAATATCTCATCGAGCGCATGATGCTCGGCGGCGCGACCAAGATCTGCTTCGTGATTTCGCCCGGCAAATCCGACATCCTTTCGTATTACGGCGGTGGATATGGAGCAGCCGAATTTGCATACGTAATCCAGCCCCGGCCTGGCGGGCTTTGCGACGCAGTTTTCCGTGCCGCGCCGCTGATTTCTCGCGATGAGCCCGTGATCGTGGGTTTGCCTGACACGGTCTGGTTTCCCGAATCCGCGCTGCGGCAGTTGCCCGACGACCGCCTTTCCTTCCTGCTGTTTCCGGTGGATAGACCAGAGTTTTTCGATGCGGTGAACACGGATGAAACGGGTCGCGTGACCTGCATTCAAGTGAAGCAGAAGGATGCGCAGACGCGTTGGATTTGGGGTGCATTCAAGATGCCGGGCTCCGTTTACCACGAGCTCCACGAACTCTGGAAACAGCCGGAACGCGGCGACGAATACTTCGGAACGCTCGTGAATGCCTACCTGGCAATCGGCGGCGAAGCGGTGGGCGTGCGCGCGGGCGAATCGTACGTCGACATTGGAACGCTGCATGGCTACCGGTCCGCGATCACTCTCCTGAGCACAGCCAGCGAACAACAGGAACGTGAGAACGGGACTGAGAGCGTGCTCCTCAATTGCAGGCCCCAGCCAGCCGGCCGATGCGTGGAACCGATCCTTTCAACCCGAACGCGATAG
- a CDS encoding TIGR04290 family methyltransferase: MSPISTTPSLTPEEVRERVAGLGAWFHNLNLRGVQTAPDHFLGNYPEIKWQAFADSIPADLSGKTVLDIGCNGGFYSIEMKRRGAERVVGIDFDERYLAQARFAAEVSGVEIDFRQMSVYDVAQLGEKFDIVLFMGVLYHLRHPLLALDLIREHVTRDLFVFQSMQRGSSEMMPVKSDYQFWQTDIFDNPAFPRMYFIEHRYAGDPTNWWVPNRACAEAMLRSAGFEIEAHPEAEVFVCRCGAFAGPGGAVYPATSRL; the protein is encoded by the coding sequence ATGAGTCCCATTTCCACCACTCCGTCCCTCACCCCGGAAGAAGTCCGCGAGCGTGTTGCGGGACTGGGAGCGTGGTTTCACAATCTGAATCTCCGCGGGGTGCAGACTGCGCCCGACCATTTCCTCGGCAACTACCCTGAAATCAAATGGCAGGCATTTGCGGATTCGATCCCTGCCGATCTCAGCGGAAAGACGGTTCTGGATATTGGCTGCAATGGCGGCTTCTACTCGATTGAAATGAAGCGCCGCGGTGCTGAGCGGGTGGTCGGCATTGACTTTGATGAACGATACCTGGCGCAGGCCCGTTTTGCCGCGGAGGTATCCGGGGTCGAGATCGATTTTCGGCAGATGTCGGTTTACGACGTGGCCCAGCTCGGTGAGAAGTTCGACATCGTTCTGTTTATGGGTGTGCTTTATCACCTGCGCCACCCGCTGCTTGCGCTCGACCTCATCCGTGAGCACGTGACTCGCGACCTGTTCGTGTTTCAATCCATGCAGCGTGGCAGCAGCGAAATGATGCCGGTCAAGAGTGACTACCAATTCTGGCAGACCGACATCTTCGATAATCCAGCCTTTCCGCGGATGTATTTCATCGAGCATCGGTACGCTGGCGACCCGACCAATTGGTGGGTGCCCAATCGCGCATGTGCTGAAGCGATGTTGCGAAGCGCCGGATTCGAAATCGAGGCGCATCCTGAGGCCGAGGTTTTTGTATGCCGCTGCGGCGCGTTTGCCGGACCCGGCGGCGCGGTTTACCCGGCAACTTCCCGTTTATGA
- a CDS encoding PIG-L family deacetylase, with the protein MTSHWSQLLFSNATAPRMAVVAAYPAAEVIGAGVQLRRWSHAQVVHVTDGAPRNSVDVWRAGFVTSEEYASFRQREAITALALTGIQVRQLHPLGFAAQETTLNLVSLTETMVDKLLELQPQVVLTHAYEGGHPDNDATAFAVHTACAILQQELGVQPLIVEFAGYFNRAGIMATGEFLPRARQEVVTRVLTPAERQFKQQLFACCQTQRDRLQYFPIGHERFRLAPVYDFAQAPHPGKLHYELFEWGTTGERWRKLAGAALRRFTEDDIVASRLAATTHESHTPLCN; encoded by the coding sequence ATGACAAGCCACTGGTCCCAACTGTTGTTCTCTAACGCCACAGCGCCGCGCATGGCGGTTGTCGCAGCTTATCCCGCCGCTGAGGTGATCGGCGCCGGGGTCCAATTGCGGCGCTGGTCGCACGCGCAGGTCGTGCATGTCACTGATGGCGCACCGCGAAACTCCGTCGATGTCTGGCGCGCCGGCTTCGTCACGTCGGAGGAGTATGCGTCGTTCCGCCAGCGCGAAGCGATCACCGCCCTGGCGCTGACAGGAATTCAGGTGCGCCAGCTGCACCCGCTTGGTTTTGCCGCGCAGGAAACCACGCTTAACCTGGTCTCATTAACGGAGACGATGGTGGACAAATTGCTCGAACTGCAGCCGCAAGTGGTCCTTACCCATGCGTACGAAGGGGGCCATCCGGACAACGATGCCACAGCCTTTGCTGTCCACACCGCATGCGCGATTTTGCAACAGGAATTGGGAGTTCAGCCGCTTATCGTGGAGTTCGCCGGGTATTTCAATCGCGCGGGGATAATGGCGACCGGTGAGTTCCTTCCCCGTGCGCGGCAGGAGGTCGTGACCCGCGTCCTCACGCCAGCGGAGCGCCAGTTCAAGCAGCAGCTGTTTGCTTGCTGCCAGACGCAGCGAGACCGGCTGCAGTATTTCCCCATTGGCCACGAGCGCTTCCGCCTGGCGCCGGTTTACGACTTCGCCCAGGCGCCACATCCGGGAAAGCTTCATTACGAATTATTCGAATGGGGAACGACCGGCGAACGGTGGCGCAAGCTTGCAGGCGCGGCCCTGCGCCGTTTCACCGAGGACGATATCGTTGCGTCGCGGCTGGCGGCAACCACACATGAATCGCACACTCCACTATGCAATTGA
- a CDS encoding glycosyltransferase has translation MQLTVLNVVHPSAGFGPESDGEAGHMLRHLDAALNRAGHHSIVIAPEGYDVEGILVEMPRPETPLNEAGEEQVRAQYRATIEMLLSTWRFDVIHLHGFDSDECLPHSNVPIVVTPKSDTGVSLNTDPGRPGAPGEMGQFVENYVATYHRLAGERIQREREAQEQQQSFAV, from the coding sequence ATGCAATTGACCGTTTTAAACGTCGTTCATCCCTCCGCCGGATTCGGCCCCGAATCTGACGGGGAAGCTGGCCACATGTTGAGGCACCTGGATGCCGCACTGAACCGCGCGGGACATCACTCAATCGTGATTGCACCCGAAGGCTATGACGTGGAAGGGATTTTGGTCGAGATGCCCAGACCCGAAACTCCCCTCAACGAAGCGGGAGAGGAGCAGGTTCGAGCGCAGTATCGTGCGACGATCGAAATGCTGCTGAGCACATGGCGTTTCGACGTGATTCATTTGCACGGGTTCGATTCCGACGAATGTCTCCCACACTCCAACGTGCCGATTGTTGTCACACCCAAAAGCGACACGGGCGTTTCTCTGAACACGGATCCGGGGCGGCCGGGCGCGCCAGGAGAGATGGGTCAGTTCGTTGAAAACTACGTGGCAACGTATCATCGGCTGGCTGGCGAAAGGATCCAGCGCGAGCGCGAAGCCCAGGAACAGCAGCAGAGCTTCGCGGTCTGA
- a CDS encoding nucleotidyltransferase family protein: protein MKAVILAAGKGTRMRELTQELPKPMLKVQGKPILEHIVEGIAATGIHDIFIVTGWQAEVVEHYFGNGSRWKVRIQYGRQIVQDGTGKAPELAKEFIGVSPFLLTYGDILVKPETYQQMIHRFNEGYFSGLITVTRGQDVSKGGLNFFDEKFCLQRIVEKPGPQRVAQLQSEGLLKAGEPVWYNAGIYIFKPSLFDETAKLQKSPRGEFELTDAINGLLETHHTIAGLEIQGRWVDVRDPEVLASLEKQSGPAL from the coding sequence ATGAAAGCCGTTATATTGGCCGCAGGCAAAGGGACTCGCATGCGGGAACTCACGCAGGAACTTCCCAAGCCCATGTTGAAGGTTCAAGGCAAGCCAATCCTGGAGCACATCGTCGAAGGGATCGCCGCGACGGGCATTCACGATATCTTCATCGTCACGGGCTGGCAGGCCGAAGTCGTTGAACACTACTTTGGCAATGGCTCACGCTGGAAGGTTCGCATTCAATACGGCCGCCAAATCGTTCAAGACGGAACCGGAAAAGCCCCCGAACTTGCAAAGGAATTCATCGGAGTTTCACCGTTCCTGCTGACGTACGGCGACATCCTTGTAAAACCGGAGACGTACCAGCAGATGATCCATCGCTTTAACGAAGGATATTTTTCGGGTTTGATAACCGTGACGCGCGGACAAGATGTCAGCAAGGGCGGCCTGAACTTTTTTGATGAGAAGTTCTGCCTGCAGCGCATCGTTGAAAAACCGGGTCCTCAGCGGGTAGCGCAACTGCAGTCGGAGGGGTTGTTGAAGGCGGGTGAGCCGGTGTGGTACAACGCGGGCATCTACATCTTCAAACCCTCGCTGTTCGATGAAACCGCCAAGCTGCAGAAATCCCCGCGCGGTGAATTCGAATTAACGGATGCCATTAATGGCCTGCTTGAAACGCATCACACAATCGCCGGTCTTGAAATTCAAGGCCGCTGGGTCGACGTGCGTGACCCCGAAGTCCTCGCAAGCCTTGAGAAACAATCAGGGCCCGCGCTTTAG
- a CDS encoding menaquinone biosynthesis protein produces MAPPESAAELERRLERDRITTEREREVQLEQSLGKFRVGSVKFLNAVPLTRGLEDQVRFDVPSRLAEMLRNDELDAALVSVTEVLFNDRYDVLDGVAIASLGEVQSVLLAHRHPIEEAREVFCDTASLTSVNLLRVLLAERGLKPDFKPLPACDLQRLPDFVLLIGDHALDLLTGPHEHAIWDLGAAWFETMRLPFVYAVWALKRGIENSELRRQLREAKAFGLDTVDSIIRQRTDYTEDFRRDYLNWHIHYHLGTDEKRGLQRFMELLRKHGTQPVFEPRFVS; encoded by the coding sequence ATGGCTCCGCCAGAATCGGCGGCGGAGTTGGAGCGCAGGCTGGAACGGGATCGGATCACCACCGAACGTGAACGCGAAGTTCAACTCGAGCAATCACTCGGCAAATTCCGCGTCGGCTCCGTCAAATTCCTGAATGCCGTTCCACTCACGCGCGGGCTCGAGGACCAGGTTCGATTCGATGTGCCGTCACGGCTGGCGGAGATGTTGCGGAACGACGAACTGGACGCGGCGCTGGTGAGCGTGACGGAAGTCCTGTTCAACGATCGATACGATGTCCTGGACGGAGTTGCAATCGCTTCCCTGGGTGAAGTCCAGAGCGTGCTCCTGGCACATCGACATCCGATCGAGGAAGCGCGCGAGGTGTTCTGCGATACCGCTTCACTGACGAGTGTCAATCTGCTGCGCGTGCTCCTCGCCGAGCGCGGATTGAAACCCGATTTCAAGCCATTGCCGGCCTGCGATTTGCAGCGGCTCCCTGATTTTGTTTTGTTGATCGGCGATCACGCGCTCGACTTGCTGACCGGTCCGCACGAGCACGCGATCTGGGATCTGGGTGCGGCGTGGTTTGAGACCATGCGCCTGCCTTTCGTGTATGCGGTTTGGGCGCTGAAACGCGGCATCGAAAATTCAGAGCTGCGGCGCCAGTTGCGGGAAGCCAAAGCGTTCGGGCTGGATACGGTGGATTCGATCATCCGCCAACGCACTGATTACACTGAGGATTTCCGACGCGATTACCTGAACTGGCACATTCATTATCATCTGGGGACGGACGAAAAACGCGGCCTGCAGCGCTTCATGGAATTGCTGAGAAAACACGGGACCCAGCCAGTGTTCGAGCCGAGGTTCGTCAGCTGA
- the mqnE gene encoding aminofutalosine synthase MqnE, whose protein sequence is MHFFVQRSELRDLYEKVAAGERISDSDALRLLQTRDLNALGAIADMACRKKVGARASYIVNRYINYSNYCILSCQFCSFARKKRDKDGFELTVPQIVEKAREALQLGITELHIVGGLHPSLPFSYYIDMLKALSALKSQVRNPKAALHLKCFTAIEILHLAWLAKKSVAEVLSELKEAGLSSLTGGGAEIFRPQVRSAIAKGKESAEEYLDVHRTWHRLGGRSTCTMLFGHVESLEDRVDHLRQLRALQDETGGFVGFIPLAYHPENNDIPVTHPPTGMDALRTIAVSRIYLDNFFHITAYWVGLGMKLAQVALNYGADDLHGTIIEEHIFHMAGATSPQLQTQADMIKAIRETGRIPVQRNTFYEPIDLGPESAVAPGPVELVHG, encoded by the coding sequence GTGCATTTTTTCGTTCAACGCAGCGAACTGCGAGACCTGTATGAGAAGGTCGCCGCAGGTGAACGCATTTCCGATTCCGACGCACTCCGCCTCCTCCAGACCAGGGACCTGAACGCGCTCGGTGCGATCGCGGATATGGCATGCCGGAAAAAAGTCGGCGCGCGAGCCAGCTACATCGTCAATCGCTACATCAACTATTCCAATTACTGCATTCTCTCGTGCCAGTTCTGTTCGTTTGCCCGCAAGAAACGCGACAAGGACGGTTTTGAACTCACCGTTCCGCAGATCGTTGAAAAGGCCCGCGAAGCACTCCAGCTCGGCATCACCGAACTGCATATCGTGGGAGGACTGCATCCCTCCCTTCCGTTTAGCTATTACATCGACATGCTGAAAGCGCTCAGCGCGCTTAAATCGCAAGTTCGAAACCCGAAAGCTGCCCTGCACCTGAAATGTTTCACGGCGATTGAAATTCTCCACCTTGCCTGGCTGGCGAAAAAATCCGTTGCGGAGGTTCTAAGCGAACTGAAGGAAGCCGGGCTGAGCTCGCTGACAGGAGGGGGTGCCGAAATTTTTCGCCCGCAGGTTCGCAGCGCGATCGCAAAAGGCAAGGAATCCGCAGAGGAATATTTGGATGTGCATCGAACATGGCACCGGCTCGGTGGACGCAGCACCTGCACGATGCTGTTCGGCCATGTCGAGTCCCTGGAAGACCGGGTCGATCACCTGCGACAACTCCGCGCGTTGCAGGACGAGACGGGCGGCTTCGTTGGATTCATTCCCCTCGCCTATCACCCCGAGAACAACGACATTCCGGTGACGCACCCGCCGACCGGCATGGATGCGCTGCGCACGATTGCGGTGAGCAGAATCTACCTCGATAACTTTTTTCACATCACAGCGTATTGGGTGGGGCTCGGAATGAAGCTCGCTCAGGTCGCGTTGAATTACGGCGCCGATGACCTGCACGGCACGATCATTGAAGAACACATCTTTCACATGGCTGGCGCCACATCACCTCAATTGCAGACGCAGGCCGACATGATCAAGGCGATTCGCGAGACCGGGCGCATACCCGTGCAGCGAAATACGTTCTATGAGCCAATTGACCTCGGACCTGAATCTGCGGTGGCTCCCGGTCCGGTAGAATTGGTGCACGGATGA
- a CDS encoding phosphoesterase: MMRPIMATEERVLCFQRTLLESLGVFQGISPDVDRYLPVLTASANITYLNRSEAENDRSHKQLIPYVLIFCNDRILRYRRGKGGGETRLHGLYSVGIGGHISEEDTGLFSKGPGYSEGMRRELMEEVAIENAQETAVALINDDSTEVGFVHFGVVHVMVVPDESIVGRRSGIVSPEFIPIAEAVEDLSSYESWSRFCLENLGSLLERARTAGLKLPHV, encoded by the coding sequence ATGATGCGGCCCATTATGGCGACCGAAGAACGCGTGCTCTGTTTTCAACGAACCCTCCTGGAAAGCCTCGGAGTTTTCCAGGGGATCAGCCCCGATGTGGACCGATATCTCCCCGTTCTCACCGCGTCGGCCAACATCACCTACCTCAACCGCAGCGAGGCGGAGAATGACCGCAGCCATAAGCAGCTGATTCCGTATGTGCTGATCTTCTGCAACGATCGCATCCTGCGTTATAGGCGGGGAAAAGGTGGCGGCGAAACCCGCTTGCACGGGCTGTACTCGGTCGGCATCGGCGGCCACATTTCCGAAGAAGACACTGGCCTGTTTTCAAAGGGACCCGGCTATAGCGAAGGCATGCGACGTGAACTCATGGAAGAAGTCGCCATTGAGAATGCTCAGGAAACCGCGGTGGCCCTGATTAACGATGACAGCACGGAAGTCGGTTTTGTCCATTTCGGCGTGGTCCACGTGATGGTGGTCCCGGACGAATCGATCGTGGGACGGCGCAGCGGAATCGTCAGCCCTGAATTCATTCCGATCGCCGAAGCTGTGGAGGACCTTTCCTCCTACGAATCCTGGTCGCGTTTTTGCCTGGAGAATCTTGGATCACTGCTCGAACGCGCGCGAACCGCGGGCCTGAAACTCCCGCACGTCTAA
- a CDS encoding SRPBCC family protein, translating into MKIALIIAAVVIIGLAIVIATRPAQFRVTRSATMSAPPQRVFEHVNDLHKWDAWSPWAKLDPNAKNAFSGAESGAGATMSWAGNSKVGEGTMTITESVPSERIRMRLEFLRPMKAVNDTEFTFTPEADSTRVTWTMSGTNNFVGKAFSLFVDCDKMIGGDFEKGLATIKSLVEAPVNTSAAR; encoded by the coding sequence ATGAAAATTGCTCTGATCATCGCCGCCGTCGTAATTATCGGGCTCGCCATAGTCATAGCGACCCGGCCTGCGCAGTTCCGCGTGACTCGGTCCGCAACAATGTCCGCGCCACCGCAGAGAGTGTTCGAACATGTCAACGACCTGCACAAGTGGGACGCCTGGTCGCCCTGGGCGAAATTGGATCCCAACGCAAAAAATGCTTTCAGCGGAGCGGAGAGCGGAGCGGGAGCGACGATGTCGTGGGCGGGCAACAGCAAGGTAGGCGAAGGAACCATGACGATCACTGAGAGCGTCCCCTCCGAGCGGATTCGGATGCGCCTGGAATTCCTTCGCCCCATGAAAGCTGTCAACGACACGGAGTTCACCTTTACGCCCGAGGCGGACAGCACGCGGGTCACGTGGACCATGTCAGGAACCAATAACTTCGTGGGCAAGGCGTTCAGCCTGTTTGTGGATTGCGATAAAATGATCGGTGGCGACTTTGAAAAAGGACTGGCGACGATCAAGTCCCTCGTGGAAGCCCCGGTCAACACGTCTGCTGCGCGGTGA
- a CDS encoding MoaD/ThiS family protein — MIRVVLPFHLRNLARTDAEVHLDIPAPVTVGAILDALEARHPVLRGTIRDHGTLRRRPFIRFFACKEDFSNESAETVLPQPVVEGQEPFLVVGAMAGG; from the coding sequence ATGATCCGCGTTGTCCTCCCATTTCACCTGCGGAATCTTGCGCGCACAGACGCTGAGGTTCACTTGGACATCCCGGCGCCTGTGACTGTTGGCGCGATCCTCGATGCGCTCGAGGCGCGCCACCCTGTGTTGCGGGGCACCATTCGCGATCATGGCACCCTGCGCCGCCGCCCGTTCATTCGCTTCTTCGCCTGCAAGGAAGATTTTTCAAATGAATCTGCCGAAACCGTTTTGCCTCAACCCGTCGTCGAGGGTCAGGAACCATTTCTCGTCGTCGGAGCCATGGCGGGCGGCTGA
- a CDS encoding exo-alpha-sialidase, with protein MSKIRVLVGTKKGAFTLTSDGQRKNWEVSGPHFAGWEIYHIKGSPADPNRIYASQSSGWFGQIIQRSDDGGKTWNPPGTKPEDLMGPDGFPKGESNMFLYEGQVGTHKWYDGTQHPWEFKRVWHIEPSLENPDIAFAGVEDAAMFKTIDGGKTWKELAGLRQAKGHLWQPGAGGLGLHTIILDPTDAKRMFIAISAAGAFRTDDGGETWKPINRGLKSNYELPDSEAEVGHCVHRIAMHRSKPGVLFMQKHWDVMRSDNAGDQWHEVSGNLPSDFGFPIDVHAHEPETIYVVPIKSDSEHFPPDGKLRVYRSRSGGNEWEPLTNGLPQKDCYVNILRDAMAVDALEPCGIYFGTTGGQVYCSADSGDHWAPIVRDLPAVLSVEVQTIA; from the coding sequence ATGAGCAAAATCAGAGTTCTTGTCGGCACGAAAAAGGGCGCATTCACGCTCACCTCGGATGGCCAGCGGAAAAATTGGGAAGTCAGCGGCCCGCATTTCGCAGGCTGGGAAATTTATCACATCAAAGGTTCACCCGCCGATCCCAACCGCATTTACGCATCCCAATCCAGCGGCTGGTTCGGGCAGATCATCCAGCGATCCGATGATGGCGGGAAAACATGGAATCCGCCCGGGACCAAACCGGAGGATCTCATGGGGCCGGACGGATTCCCCAAGGGAGAAAGCAACATGTTCCTCTACGAAGGACAGGTCGGAACCCACAAGTGGTACGACGGAACGCAGCATCCCTGGGAATTCAAACGCGTCTGGCATATTGAACCCTCTTTGGAAAATCCCGACATCGCGTTTGCGGGCGTGGAAGACGCGGCGATGTTCAAGACGATTGATGGCGGCAAAACCTGGAAGGAACTGGCGGGATTGCGACAGGCCAAGGGTCACCTGTGGCAGCCTGGGGCAGGCGGCCTTGGATTGCACACGATCATTCTCGATCCCACCGACGCCAAAAGAATGTTCATTGCGATCTCGGCCGCCGGGGCGTTCCGCACGGATGATGGTGGCGAGACATGGAAGCCCATCAACCGCGGCCTGAAATCAAATTACGAGTTGCCCGATTCCGAAGCGGAAGTGGGCCACTGCGTCCATCGCATCGCAATGCATCGCTCCAAACCCGGTGTGCTGTTCATGCAAAAACATTGGGACGTGATGCGATCGGACAATGCAGGCGATCAATGGCACGAAGTGAGCGGAAATCTGCCGAGCGATTTCGGCTTCCCAATCGACGTTCACGCGCATGAACCCGAAACGATCTACGTGGTCCCGATCAAAAGCGATTCCGAGCATTTCCCGCCGGATGGAAAATTGAGGGTGTATCGCAGCCGCAGCGGCGGCAACGAGTGGGAACCCCTCACGAACGGCCTTCCGCAGAAGGACTGTTATGTAAACATCCTGCGTGATGCCATGGCGGTGGACGCGCTGGAGCCTTGTGGTATCTACTTCGGAACCACGGGCGGGCAGGTGTATTGCTCCGCAGACAGCGGCGATCATTGGGCGCCGATTGTCCGTGATCTTCCCGCGGTGCTCTCAGTGGAAGTTCAGACCATCGCGTAA
- a CDS encoding VOC family protein, with translation MNATKQSLVQAYLFFNGNCEQALDFYRQAVGARVEMMMRYKESPEAPPPGMVPPGFDEKIMHCSFRIGESVVMASDGCSNGATQFEGFSLSLAVPEEAEAHRAFNALAAGGTVEMPLTKTFWSPCFGMLKDKFGIGWMVSVIP, from the coding sequence ATGAACGCAACAAAACAATCGCTTGTTCAGGCCTACCTGTTCTTCAATGGAAACTGCGAGCAGGCGCTCGACTTCTATCGGCAGGCGGTCGGTGCCCGGGTGGAAATGATGATGCGCTACAAGGAAAGTCCCGAAGCCCCTCCTCCCGGCATGGTGCCGCCCGGCTTCGACGAAAAGATCATGCACTGCAGTTTTCGGATCGGTGAATCAGTGGTGATGGCTTCGGACGGCTGCTCCAATGGTGCGACCCAGTTCGAGGGATTTTCATTGTCGCTTGCCGTCCCAGAGGAAGCAGAAGCGCACCGCGCGTTCAACGCACTTGCCGCCGGCGGAACAGTCGAAATGCCTTTGACGAAAACATTCTGGTCACCGTGCTTCGGGATGTTGAAGGACAAGTTCGGAATCGGCTGGATGGTCAGCGTGATTCCCTGA
- a CDS encoding DUF1428 domain-containing protein has product MATYVDGFVIPIATKNVAAYRKIAKKASKIWMEHGALDYKECVGDDLNPQYGVPFTRIAKAKPGETIIFAYIVYKSRAHRDKVNAKVMKDPRISEMGEAKDMPFDCKRMTYGGFETLVEV; this is encoded by the coding sequence ATGGCTACCTACGTTGATGGATTCGTTATCCCGATCGCCACAAAGAACGTCGCCGCCTATCGCAAGATCGCCAAGAAGGCCAGCAAGATATGGATGGAGCATGGCGCGCTCGACTACAAGGAATGTGTCGGGGATGACCTGAACCCGCAGTACGGCGTGCCGTTCACCCGCATCGCCAAAGCAAAGCCAGGCGAGACCATCATCTTCGCCTACATCGTCTACAAGTCCCGCGCGCATCGCGACAAGGTCAACGCCAAGGTCATGAAGGACCCTCGAATCTCGGAGATGGGAGAGGCCAAGGACATGCCGTTTGATTGCAAGCGGATGACCTATGGCGGATTCGAAACCCTCGTTGAGGTCTGA